The Methylomicrobium lacus LW14 genome window below encodes:
- a CDS encoding C4-dicarboxylate ABC transporter has protein sequence MQSSSQSSATGATGIYRRVYFQTKRRRASSRLLTLGGFMILLGFSAQSGALDNIALDVGALHAQGWKLEGVKIALNDLPERRQQLILTIGKLSLPKPLDDLKLADIRCTSFTWGDNQVICERGKARIDSKRWRSPGADFSFRLGEKSSRAKITDLRLFGGTVDAELTEQAMRWQVKLKAERLDGVLLQKQLGFLPAEIKNGELGLALTISGRQSEIDEFDLNANTDRLTLQTADGKTATEALSSNTQLHAVHADGLWHWRLTEQLTGGALYLEPVYLEAGKDVIKLTGEGFWSPTGQRVDIDSFVFDHAGTATMTGRAALALGAQVKLTEAAVSVQTDDLKPFASVYLQPFFAQTALEGLSLQGKAKADAALTELGLTSLTANFSDLAVQDESGRIHAEGGKGAIHWTSDSAVSIPSTLSWQALSLYALPLGPAELSFVSRANQIELLKKTKVPFLGGNIAIKRFNYQGHPEAEPDVYFEGSLNNVSLERLSSALNWTPLSGTLSGNIPGIEYRDKTLKLGGEWVIKVFDGVIRIANLASSGLFGDLPRLSAEIELDHLDLDQLTRKFQFGGITGRLSGFVKNLQLENWRPVSFYAWFGTPDDDDSRHRISQKAVQNIANIGGGGAADLLSRSFLQFFETFGYDKIGLGCYLHDGVCQLMGIEATETGYRIIKGGGLPRIDVIGYNPRVNWSVLMERLERITTSDQVIIK, from the coding sequence ATGCAGTCATCGTCGCAATCATCTGCGACCGGGGCGACCGGTATTTATCGACGGGTGTATTTCCAGACTAAGCGCCGGCGGGCATCGTCAAGGCTTCTGACCCTCGGCGGATTTATGATCCTGCTGGGGTTCAGCGCCCAGAGCGGCGCGCTCGACAACATCGCACTCGACGTCGGCGCGCTGCATGCGCAAGGCTGGAAACTCGAAGGCGTAAAAATCGCCTTGAACGACCTTCCCGAGCGCCGCCAGCAACTGATCCTGACGATCGGCAAACTGAGCCTGCCGAAACCTCTCGACGACCTGAAACTCGCCGACATCCGCTGCACCTCCTTTACTTGGGGCGACAACCAAGTCATCTGCGAGCGCGGCAAGGCGCGAATCGATTCCAAACGCTGGCGCTCGCCCGGCGCCGATTTTTCGTTTCGACTCGGCGAAAAATCCAGCCGCGCGAAAATCACCGATCTCCGTCTGTTCGGCGGCACGGTCGATGCCGAATTGACCGAACAGGCGATGCGCTGGCAGGTCAAGTTGAAGGCGGAAAGGCTCGACGGCGTGCTGCTGCAAAAACAGCTCGGCTTCCTTCCTGCCGAAATCAAAAACGGCGAGCTCGGCCTTGCGCTGACTATTTCAGGCCGCCAAAGCGAAATCGACGAGTTCGACCTGAACGCCAATACCGACCGGCTGACCCTGCAAACGGCGGACGGCAAGACCGCGACCGAGGCACTCTCATCCAACACGCAGCTCCATGCGGTTCACGCCGACGGGCTCTGGCATTGGCGCCTCACCGAACAGTTGACCGGCGGCGCGCTGTATCTGGAGCCCGTCTATCTCGAAGCGGGCAAGGATGTGATCAAGTTGACCGGAGAAGGTTTCTGGAGTCCTACAGGGCAACGCGTCGACATCGACTCCTTCGTTTTCGATCATGCGGGCACCGCCACGATGACCGGTCGCGCCGCGCTCGCACTCGGCGCGCAAGTGAAATTGACCGAAGCCGCGGTCTCCGTGCAAACGGACGATCTGAAGCCGTTTGCGTCGGTGTATTTACAGCCTTTCTTCGCCCAAACCGCGCTCGAAGGCCTCTCGCTGCAAGGCAAGGCGAAGGCCGATGCGGCGTTGACCGAACTGGGTTTGACGAGCCTTACGGCGAACTTCTCCGATCTTGCGGTTCAGGACGAAAGCGGCCGCATCCATGCCGAAGGCGGCAAGGGAGCCATCCATTGGACGAGCGATTCTGCCGTTTCCATCCCATCGACGCTAAGCTGGCAGGCATTATCGCTGTATGCGCTGCCGCTAGGCCCGGCCGAACTGTCATTCGTAAGCCGCGCGAACCAGATCGAATTGCTGAAAAAAACCAAAGTGCCCTTCCTTGGCGGCAATATCGCGATCAAACGCTTCAACTACCAAGGCCACCCGGAAGCCGAACCCGACGTGTATTTCGAAGGCAGCCTGAACAATGTCTCGCTCGAACGTCTGTCTTCCGCTCTAAACTGGACGCCGCTGTCGGGCACGCTCAGCGGCAACATTCCGGGCATCGAATACCGCGACAAAACCTTGAAACTGGGCGGCGAATGGGTGATCAAAGTTTTCGACGGCGTGATCAGAATCGCGAACCTGGCGTCCTCTGGCCTGTTCGGCGATTTGCCGAGATTGTCTGCCGAAATCGAACTCGATCATCTGGATCTCGACCAGTTGACCCGCAAATTCCAGTTCGGCGGCATTACCGGCCGCTTGTCCGGCTTCGTGAAGAATCTGCAACTCGAAAACTGGCGGCCGGTCAGTTTCTATGCCTGGTTCGGCACGCCGGACGACGACGATTCGCGGCACCGGATCAGCCAGAAAGCAGTCCAGAATATCGCGAACATCGGGGGCGGCGGCGCGGCGGACCTGTTGTCGCGCAGCTTTTTGCAGTTTTTCGAAACCTTCGGTTACGACAAGATCGGCCTCGGCTGCTACCTGCATGACGGCGTCTGCCAGTTGATGGGGATCGAGGCCACCGAAACCGGCTACCGCATCATCAAGGGCGGCGGCCTGCCGAGAATCGACGTGATCGGTTATAATCCTCGGGTTAACTGGAGCGTATTGATGGAGCGCCTGGAGCGCATTACCACCTCGGATCAAGTCATTATCAAATAA
- the cysM gene encoding cysteine synthase CysM: protein MTYPTIEAFVGNTPLVRLQRLPGPNSNTILVKLEGNNPAGSVKDRPALSMIQHAEERGEINPGDRLIEATSGNTGIALAMAAAIKGYKITLIMPDNMSAERRASMKAYGADIILTPAAGSMEAAIDLARQMEANGEGRILDQFANPDNPRAHYEGTGPEIWRDTHGSITHFVSSMGTTGTIMGTSMFLKEKNPAIQIIGVQPEGESKIPGIRRWPEEYLPKIYDPSRVDRIILVDQLSAEQTTRDLAAIEGIFAGVSSGGAVYAALQLAKEVENAVIVAIICDRGDRYLSTGVFPD from the coding sequence ATGACTTACCCCACCATCGAAGCCTTCGTCGGCAATACCCCGCTGGTCCGCTTGCAGCGCCTGCCCGGACCGAACAGCAATACGATCCTGGTCAAGCTGGAAGGCAACAATCCGGCCGGCTCGGTCAAGGACCGTCCGGCGTTGAGCATGATTCAACACGCGGAAGAAAGAGGCGAGATCAACCCCGGCGACCGGCTGATCGAGGCGACCAGCGGCAACACCGGCATCGCGCTCGCGATGGCCGCCGCGATCAAGGGCTACAAGATTACCCTGATCATGCCCGACAACATGAGCGCCGAGCGCCGCGCTTCAATGAAGGCCTATGGCGCAGACATCATCCTGACGCCGGCCGCCGGCAGCATGGAAGCCGCGATCGATCTGGCCCGCCAGATGGAAGCGAACGGCGAAGGACGCATACTCGATCAATTCGCGAACCCCGACAATCCGCGCGCGCATTACGAAGGCACCGGCCCCGAAATCTGGCGCGACACCCACGGTTCTATCACTCACTTCGTCAGTTCGATGGGCACGACCGGCACGATCATGGGCACATCAATGTTTCTGAAGGAGAAAAATCCCGCGATTCAGATCATCGGCGTGCAGCCGGAAGGCGAATCGAAGATTCCAGGCATCCGCCGCTGGCCCGAAGAATATCTGCCGAAGATTTACGACCCGAGCCGCGTCGACCGGATCATCCTGGTCGATCAGCTGTCGGCCGAACAGACCACGCGCGACCTGGCCGCGATAGAAGGCATTTTCGCAGGCGTCTCCTCCGGCGGCGCGGTGTATGCGGCGCTGCAACTGGCGAAGGAAGTCGAGAATGCAGTCATCGTCGCAATCATCTGCGACCGGGGCGACCGGTATTTATCGACGGGTGTATTTCCAGACTAA
- the htpX gene encoding protease HtpX, which produces MMRIFLFLATNIAILIVISIVFNVLGLSGALDARGVNLNLNALLIMSAVIGMSGSFISLAMSKWSAKNAMGVYVIEQPQNQTEKWLVDTVARLARQANIGMPEVGMFQQHEANAFATGMSKNSALVAVSTGLLETMSADEVEAVLGHEITHVSNGDMVTMALMQGVVNTFVYFFATVIGHVVDRVVFKTERGYGPAYYITQIAAQLVLGILASMLVMWFSRRREFRADAGGAALAGRQKMIGALRALQRSHEPSALPDQLAAFGINGGGVMRLFMSHPPLEERIAALQNSR; this is translated from the coding sequence ATGATGCGAATTTTTCTGTTTTTAGCGACCAATATCGCGATACTGATCGTGATCAGTATCGTTTTCAACGTGCTGGGTTTAAGCGGCGCGCTCGATGCCCGGGGCGTCAATCTGAACCTGAACGCGCTGTTGATCATGTCCGCGGTGATCGGCATGAGCGGCTCGTTCATTTCGCTGGCAATGTCCAAATGGTCCGCGAAAAACGCGATGGGCGTGTATGTGATCGAACAACCGCAAAATCAGACCGAAAAATGGCTGGTCGATACGGTCGCCCGCCTCGCCAGACAGGCCAATATCGGCATGCCCGAAGTCGGCATGTTTCAGCAGCATGAAGCGAATGCGTTCGCGACCGGCATGAGCAAAAACAGCGCCTTGGTCGCGGTCAGCACCGGCCTGCTCGAAACGATGAGCGCCGACGAGGTCGAAGCGGTGCTCGGCCACGAAATCACCCACGTCTCGAACGGCGACATGGTCACGATGGCGCTGATGCAGGGCGTCGTGAACACCTTCGTGTATTTCTTCGCGACGGTGATCGGTCATGTGGTCGATCGGGTGGTGTTCAAGACCGAGCGCGGTTACGGCCCGGCCTATTACATCACGCAAATAGCCGCGCAGTTGGTGCTCGGCATCCTCGCCTCGATGCTGGTGATGTGGTTCTCCCGCCGCCGCGAATTCAGGGCCGATGCGGGCGGCGCAGCGCTGGCCGGACGCCAAAAGATGATCGGCGCGTTGCGCGCCTTGCAGCGCAGCCATGAGCCCTCGGCGCTGCCCGATCAGTTGGCCGCGTTCGGCATCAATGGCGGCGGCGTGATGCGCCTGTTCATGAGCCATCCGCCATTGGAAGAGCGGATCGCGGCATTGCAAAACAGCCGTTGA
- a CDS encoding PQQ-dependent sugar dehydrogenase, which translates to MNKTKSIGLAVLLSGVVFPACARQQTPEQVIAKLHAPPGFTISLYASDLPNVRSLALGDNGVVFAGSGVSGKVYALQDKDNDGRAETRDVIAEDLTMPNGVAFWQGTLYVAEISRIVRFDAILQHLQKPPKPVTVYDKLPTDKHHGWKYLRIGPDGKLYTAVGAPCNICEPEKPIYASLVRVNTDGSDFEIIARGIRNTVGFDWQPGTDTLFFSDNGRDYLGDDLPPEELNRWSQVGEHFGYPYCHGGEVIDPEYGNGKNCADYTPPAWKFKAHVAPLGIRFYRGTQFPAHYHNQLFVAQHGSWNRSEPDGYRVALVSFKDGKAVSEEVFIDGWLTRDETVLGRPVDLLTLPDGSLLISDDHLGVIYRVQYPAKK; encoded by the coding sequence ATGAACAAGACGAAATCAATCGGGCTTGCGGTCCTGCTGAGCGGTGTGGTCTTTCCCGCCTGCGCGCGGCAACAGACGCCCGAGCAGGTGATTGCGAAGTTGCATGCGCCGCCGGGCTTTACGATCTCGCTGTATGCGAGCGATTTGCCGAATGTACGGAGCCTCGCGCTCGGCGACAACGGCGTCGTGTTTGCGGGTTCCGGCGTTTCAGGCAAGGTTTACGCGCTCCAGGACAAGGACAATGACGGCCGCGCCGAAACGCGCGATGTGATCGCAGAGGATTTGACGATGCCGAACGGCGTCGCTTTCTGGCAGGGCACGCTCTATGTCGCCGAAATCAGCCGGATCGTTCGTTTCGACGCTATCCTGCAACACTTGCAGAAGCCGCCGAAACCGGTGACGGTTTACGACAAGCTGCCGACCGACAAGCATCACGGCTGGAAATATTTGCGTATCGGTCCCGATGGCAAGCTTTATACTGCGGTCGGCGCGCCCTGCAATATTTGCGAGCCGGAAAAGCCGATCTACGCTTCTCTGGTCAGGGTCAATACGGACGGCAGCGATTTCGAGATCATCGCGCGCGGCATCCGCAATACGGTCGGCTTCGACTGGCAGCCCGGCACCGATACGTTATTTTTCAGCGACAACGGCCGCGATTATCTCGGCGACGATCTGCCGCCCGAGGAATTGAACCGCTGGAGCCAGGTCGGCGAGCATTTCGGTTATCCCTATTGCCACGGCGGCGAGGTCATCGATCCGGAGTACGGCAACGGCAAGAATTGCGCCGACTATACGCCGCCGGCCTGGAAATTCAAGGCGCACGTTGCACCGTTGGGCATTCGATTCTACCGCGGCACGCAGTTTCCGGCGCATTATCACAACCAGCTGTTCGTCGCCCAGCACGGCTCCTGGAACCGTTCCGAGCCGGACGGTTACCGGGTCGCCCTGGTCAGTTTCAAAGACGGTAAAGCGGTCAGCGAAGAAGTCTTCATCGACGGCTGGCTGACTCGGGACGAAACCGTGCTCGGACGGCCGGTCGACCTACTGACCCTGCCGGACGGCAGTTTATTGATCAGCGACGATCACCTCGGCGTGATCTATAGAGTGCAATACCCAGCGAAAAAATGA
- a CDS encoding NUDIX domain-containing protein: protein MNKAFEIISKETGYAGFFRLEKYRLRHTLFAGGWSGEIERELFQRGKCVAVLLYDPERDEVVLIEQFRIGAIGCPERAWLVEIVAGAIEEGETAEDVAHREAQEEAGCVIEELIEVMQFYTTPGGCAEMITLFCGKIDSRQVGGIHGLDHEDEDILVRPAPFDEAYRMLESCEIESAIPILALQWLALNRDKLRQRWCREA, encoded by the coding sequence ATGAACAAGGCCTTTGAAATCATCAGCAAGGAAACCGGCTATGCGGGATTTTTCCGCCTCGAAAAATACCGGCTCAGGCACACCCTGTTTGCGGGCGGCTGGAGCGGCGAGATCGAACGCGAATTGTTCCAACGCGGCAAATGCGTCGCGGTGTTGCTCTACGATCCGGAGCGGGACGAGGTCGTCCTGATCGAGCAGTTCCGGATCGGTGCGATCGGCTGCCCGGAACGGGCCTGGCTGGTCGAAATCGTCGCCGGCGCGATCGAGGAGGGCGAGACCGCCGAGGACGTCGCGCACCGGGAGGCACAGGAAGAGGCCGGCTGCGTGATCGAGGAGTTGATCGAGGTGATGCAATTCTATACGACCCCGGGCGGCTGCGCGGAAATGATCACGCTGTTTTGCGGCAAGATCGACAGCCGTCAGGTCGGCGGCATTCACGGCCTCGATCATGAAGACGAAGACATCCTGGTGCGTCCGGCGCCGTTCGACGAAGCCTATCGGATGCTCGAAAGCTGCGAGATCGAGTCCGCGATTCCGATCCTGGCGCTGCAATGGCTGGCGCTGAACCGGGATAAGCTGAGACAAAGATGGTGTCGTGAGGCATAA
- a CDS encoding ABC transporter permease, whose product MNYIALTMLMGDRGKYLGIVMGLTFASLIMTQQPAIFLGLMARSYSFVSDVGLADIWVMDPKVQFIDDVKPMQDTELYRVRGVAGVGWAVPLYKGLIKARLYDGTFQTCNLIGLDDATLIGGPPAMLSGKLEDLRRSDGVLVDLEGANTKLAKAPQIKDGKLVPLTIGDSLELNDRRAIVVGIAKVTRTFQSQPVIYTTYNRALLYAPKERKLLSFVLVKAKAGQNIAELTQRIQRITGLAVYTQEEFKALTYNYFLKNTGIPINFGISVMLGFIVGAAIAGQTFYNFTLENLRQFGVLKAMGTSNWVLLRMILLQAVLVGSIGYGMGVGLTALFGYAMRNTILAFKFPWQLLVFSGMGVSMICVFAALLSIRKVIMLEPAVVFKG is encoded by the coding sequence ATGAATTACATCGCGCTGACCATGCTGATGGGGGACCGGGGCAAGTATCTCGGCATCGTGATGGGGCTGACCTTCGCCTCCTTGATCATGACCCAGCAGCCCGCCATTTTTCTCGGCCTGATGGCGCGATCGTACAGCTTTGTCTCGGATGTCGGGCTGGCCGACATCTGGGTGATGGACCCCAAGGTTCAGTTCATCGATGACGTCAAGCCGATGCAGGACACCGAGCTCTACCGGGTGCGCGGCGTGGCCGGCGTCGGCTGGGCGGTGCCTTTATACAAGGGGCTGATCAAGGCGCGCCTGTACGACGGCACGTTTCAGACCTGCAACCTGATCGGACTGGACGATGCGACCCTGATCGGCGGGCCTCCCGCTATGCTGAGCGGAAAACTCGAAGACTTGCGCCGCAGCGACGGCGTGCTCGTCGATCTCGAAGGCGCGAACACCAAACTCGCGAAAGCACCTCAGATCAAGGACGGCAAGCTCGTGCCGCTGACGATAGGCGATTCCCTCGAACTGAACGACCGCCGGGCGATCGTCGTCGGCATCGCGAAAGTCACGCGCACTTTTCAATCCCAGCCGGTCATCTATACGACCTATAACCGCGCACTGCTCTATGCGCCGAAAGAAAGGAAACTGCTCTCGTTCGTTCTGGTCAAGGCCAAGGCGGGCCAAAACATCGCAGAACTGACCCAAAGGATTCAACGGATAACCGGACTGGCCGTCTATACTCAGGAAGAATTCAAGGCGCTGACTTACAATTATTTCCTGAAAAATACCGGCATTCCGATCAACTTCGGCATCTCGGTCATGCTCGGCTTCATCGTCGGCGCGGCGATCGCCGGCCAGACCTTTTACAACTTCACGCTCGAAAATCTCAGGCAGTTCGGCGTACTGAAGGCGATGGGCACCAGCAACTGGGTGCTGCTACGGATGATCCTGCTGCAGGCGGTGCTGGTCGGCAGCATCGGCTACGGCATGGGCGTCGGCCTGACCGCCTTATTCGGCTATGCGATGCGCAATACGATCCTGGCCTTTAAGTTCCCCTGGCAATTGCTGGTGTTCAGCGGCATGGGTGTCAGCATGATCTGCGTCTTCGCGGCCTTATTGAGTATCCGCAAGGTGATCATGCTGGAACCGGCGGTCGTGTTCAAAGGCTGA
- a CDS encoding ABC transporter ATP-binding protein, which translates to MGGDTLAVLCQNVVKTYDTGSQQITALQGIDLEVHVGELMMLVGPSGCGKTTLISVIAGILDQDSGLCQVFGEDLLKLKNDQKLKFRAQNIGFVFQAYNLLPALNAAENVSIPLIINGMKRREAVRKAAAVLDQVGLGDRADALPSQLSGGQQQRVAIARALIHSPRLIVCDEPTSALDHETGMHVLELLKAVAVDHSRALVIVTHDARIFSFADRIAQMDDGKIVRVQQSQPSTNANPGRTEQGAHDVT; encoded by the coding sequence ATGGGCGGCGATACGCTGGCCGTTTTGTGTCAAAACGTCGTAAAGACCTACGACACCGGCTCGCAGCAAATTACCGCGCTGCAAGGCATCGATCTCGAAGTCCATGTCGGCGAGTTGATGATGTTGGTCGGGCCTTCTGGATGCGGTAAAACGACATTGATTTCGGTGATCGCCGGCATTCTGGACCAGGATTCCGGCCTCTGCCAGGTGTTCGGCGAGGATTTGCTGAAATTGAAAAATGATCAAAAACTCAAATTTCGCGCCCAAAATATCGGCTTCGTGTTCCAGGCCTATAACCTGTTGCCGGCACTCAATGCGGCCGAAAATGTCTCGATTCCGCTGATCATCAACGGCATGAAGCGGCGCGAAGCGGTTCGCAAAGCCGCCGCTGTCCTCGATCAGGTCGGCCTCGGGGATCGGGCGGATGCGCTGCCCTCCCAGCTTTCCGGCGGCCAGCAGCAGCGGGTCGCGATCGCGCGCGCGTTGATCCATAGCCCGAGGCTGATCGTCTGCGACGAGCCGACCAGCGCGCTCGATCATGAAACCGGAATGCATGTGCTCGAATTGCTCAAAGCGGTCGCGGTCGATCATTCCAGGGCGCTGGTGATCGTGACGCACGATGCCCGCATTTTCAGCTTCGCCGACCGGATCGCGCAAATGGATGACGGAAAAATTGTCCGGGTGCAGCAATCCCAGCCTTCGACCAATGCCAATCCCGGCCGCACCGAGCAAGGAGCCCACGATGTTACCTAA